taacatactccctccgtccggaAAAGGACGGAGTGAGTACTTCCAACACACTAGAAGTCCAGTCATTAGTATCCACAAAGCACATTAATAACATGCAATTCCCAACAAGACATGGCATGTTATGGTAAAAAGAAGGACCTCGGCATGTTGATTCATTCTATACATGAGTAAATCTAACTAGGAGTGCATCGACAAAATCATAGCAAGACATCAGTACAAACGTAGGGATAATGTTAAAGAAATGCAGTTCTAGTGTTCTTCATCCAAGTAATGCAACTTAGAAGAGTCAAGGGTTCACCTGGTTGCATAGCAAGGAAGGAGGCCATCTCATCAAGTAGGGATATGAAGTGCCAACACTAACATGCAGGATAAGAATCAGCTACGGACCAAACAAGGTTTTACTATGATCCGTCTCACAGTAAGTAGACAAGTACACAAATCCATCAATAAATTGCCACAATCTTCAGTGCAAAATGATCCACTACCACTACGGACAATGAATAATCACATATTAATCTTGTCATTGTGGCTTTCCAAAAGCAGATAACAAACATGGGTTGAACAACACAAACATTACAGAGCTTCCCATCCTTGGCCTCACCAGCCATAAATTCCCCTTTTCCCTTTGAGGCGGACAAGCAACTCGGTTTAAGAGAATTGCAGTGTCATGGACTCATGGTGCTCAGCACACACACATTGCAGAGCCATAGTCACTCCATCTATCAGTAATCTACATCACTGGGAGAATATTTCTATAAGATGTGTATTGACCTGAAAGAACATTTAACTATGGTCGACCATTCGACGAGTTTTTCAAGTTCTTGAATTAGGCCAAGATAAAACTGGTATAGTACAAAATGATTCCCCTTagcggagaaggcactgcccttgGTGAGAAAACCATTGCACAGCATGCAATTGGAAATCAAATGGGGCATTAATGTTGCAATTAGAAATCTCACTGTCACAGCATTCTATACGAATTCAATCTACAAAACATAACACAATCATATACCAAACGCTTGAAAGGCAGAGGCGGAGTCCTTGAGGGTGATGGGGGCAGTAGTAGCTGGAGCAAATTTCAGAATGTGTATTTCATGCTGTAATAGCATTCCTCATAGAGCAATACCAAGTAGTATGTATACTTTAGAAAAGTAGCGCAACAGATCTTGCAAGTTCTATATTTGCTTAAATTTGTTTACACTCTGAAGGTTACAAATACATAGTTAGGTCAACACGTTGCTTAAAATTAAGGACAGAGAGCTAACATTTCCGAGAATACGACAAAGATAAACTGAAGAGATTAGTATAAGGGTTCAAGAGAACTTAAGAAATCTTGCAAAAAGAGTAAATGGGGGCCATCCTTGTTGACATTCAGGAAATATTGTCAATGACATAGAATACTTTTCCCAAGCATAGAACTAAACTTCAGCCATTTTCTAGCTACAAAAAGCACGATCATGCCAGCTATTAATGATAGATGACGAGGTTACAAAAATGACTAAACATTCCCAACAGCAATGGAACATCTTGGTTTATTAATTCTACAGTGAGAAAGCAACATACATAGCAGAAATAACATTCCCTGGTTCAAGTTTTCTTCTTCCGCCTAGTCAAGCCCCTTCGAGTTGAGGGATCACCTTAGTGCATACCAATGAAGGAGGGAACGCCATGATATAGGGATAGGAAATATCGGAGTGGCTGACAGTGCAGAGCTTACTCAGCTCCTCTGTTTCAAGGCAGAAGCACATGAAGTGACAAGAATTTGGACGACTCCCACAGAAGGTAGAGAAATAAACAAAGCCACCAATAATCGCCACAACATTGAGCCGAACATCATCATACAGACAATACCGAGAGATGTTATCAGTATCATCCTGCAGCGAAAATGTCTTATCCAGCACCCATCTGTCCAcactgttgctgttgttgttgtcggGTCTCCAGACCCAAACAAAAAGCATGAGTTTAACTGCGGAAACCAAACAGAGCTTCCCATCCTTGGTCTCACCTGGCTCAAATAGCACTTGCCCTTCCATATGCAGCGGCAGCTCAATTTGAGAGAACTGCAGGGTTGCGGTGTTGAGCACGTCAACATTGGGCCCGATGGTAAATGTCCAGTAAACAGAGCCGTTCACCAGTGTACCATCCAGAGAGCAATTTACATTCTCTGAAAATGGGAAAACCTTCGGAAGGAAATCCTATACGACCTAGGTCGTACCACCCCGGTCGCTGGACCAACTCATCCGACTGACACGTAGAAAGAACAAATCTCAAAGCTTCTGGCTCACCTATTCCTCCAGCTCGACTAATCAATTCCCTAATCGCACAAGAATCAAACAGTCTCCGAGCGGTCCGTCTACCTTCGATTCATCTTTCTGCCCCCTTTCTTCTTGCGACGGCGCGTCAAGATGGCGAACGATCTCGAAGATGACTACATCATAGCAGCCTGACGACATGGAACGGACATGGCAGCCGGTCCGCCGGAACACGCTCTGCGAACAGCACCTCCACCCGTCGTGAGTACAGTATACATCTCCTACACTTACAATCCCCTTCTTCCTAAATCCTCTCTTGATTGAATTCATCCCCGTGCAACAATTGTCAAAGAAATACCTAAACTTCACAGTGGACTGCGTCGTGAAGGAGGTGGTCATGGCAGGTGGAGCATCGGTGGCACCGCCGCGAGTGGTAAAACTTGGTCCTGGCTAGCTTGAGCGCCGGTAGTGCCGCCGGCGACGGCGATCTGAAGGAGCCGCGCCCGCAGGTTTTCCCTGGCAGCTGCAGCGTCCGTGGTGCCGCCGGGCGTGGAGGAGCTTGGCCGTGGAAGTTGAGAGAGAGCATCTAGTATCCGCGGATCCGCGACATAGCGAGCACGGGAATCGCGGCTACGTCCAAGAATAAACTGAATCAGGATTTAGCGATTCCATTAGTAGAGCTGGAGGAATATGGGcctgtttggttcctagccacactttgccaagccAAAGTTTGGCAATTTGGCATGTATTTGGTTCTTGCCACACTTTAGAGCTGCCATATTTCACTAATCATATGACCCACTTGTCATAGAGTGAATTTTTTGCcaacttttgccacactttgtggcttccaaaatcctagcCACACTTTTGTGGCGGCCACACTTGCCAAAGTTAGGCTTGGCAAACTGTGGCTGGGAACCAAACAGGCCCTATGTGATCTAGTGCCAGATGCTTTAAGATTCGTTTTGGTACGTGTCAAACGGACGACTTGGTCCAGCAACGGGATGGTACGACCCAGGTCGTATAGGATTTCATTCCAAAACCTTCCACTCTCTGGTGTCTGACGAGAAGACGGCGGCCTGCGCCCCCGGCATTCGGCAAGAGACAGAGACAACGTGGAAAGGCCCGTTGTTGTCTTCGGAGGCGAGCATGTAGAACTCGACATACATGGCCCTGCAGATCTCGTCCGACGGCACGGGGAAGAGATCCAGGGACCGTGTGAGCGGATTGTAGACGGCCATTTTCTCGATTTTCCAGTTGACGAGAAGAGAAAATCCGTCGCCGCAGTACTCCATTGACCATTGGGGGTCGACGTCATTATCGTCTTCGGGCAGCAGGGTAAAGAAGACGTCTGCGCCGCGGATGGCGGCGGCGTGGTCCCGGTCGGAGTGGCGGCGGGTGGGGACGAATACGGGTATGGATGATGGATCGTGTATGTCGAGGAATACGCCGAGGAGCGGTGGCGGGTGGAGGTCGCGGAAGCGGCGTCGGAAGGCGGGGGACGAACGGACGGCGCGGAGGAAGGCGGGGCAGGCGAGAGCTGCGCGGACGAGGCTCGGGAGGGAGGGGAGGTGGAGAAATACCTCGCACAGGAGGTCGTCGCCGAGGTCGCTTAGGCCTTGCTTGGCAGCCCGGTTTCTAAATGGACTCACGTGTATTTTACCAGCCCAGTCCAATACTCGAAAATACACTCTTTAGCCCGTTTGGCAGCCTAGTTTTTGATCGTGTAAGCGCGAGTAAACCGATAGAAACACGTCGGGTTAGCTAGATTTTAAGACGCGAGGTCCATGCCGCGTTTCTTACACTCCTGTTTCTTGGACGAGAGAGGGGAATCGGGTGACGCAGGTGTATTCACCCAAAACACGGTAAATTATACACTCCAAAACACATAAATCCTCCCTTTCCAAACGAGGCCTTAAGGTGGTGGGAGCGGCTGGCGGTGGCGGGGATTTTTTCTtgagcggaggcggcggcggctttATTTTGTTTCACGACACTGGGAGAGGCCATGTCGGATGTCGCGACACTGGGAATGAGGAAAGGAGGCGGCTTTATTTTGTTTCAAGCGAGCCCATAAGAAGCAAGCCCCAAGCGACCCGTCCAAACCAAAAGAGAGTAATTGGCCGACGGGCTTAGTATTGCTGTTCCATAAAAAAAAAAGGTATTACTGTTCgcattttattttaatttttagcGATTCATTCAATGGAGATTCCGTTCATTGATAGGAGTAGTATAGAATTATAATTGATACATGCAGTTGTATTACAGATAAAGTTTGGAGGGATACTTCACTTGCCTGCCATGAGAAGCATCTTTTGCACACAATTGTGCTGCTATATTTGTAGATCTAtgaagaaaatgaaaaggaaagcTAATAGAACTCCCACTAATCTCCTTGGTTTCACCTATGATAGAAGGGAGTTCAGAGCGGTGAAAGTTGCTATCATGCCTGCGAGTCAGTCTCCAGAACAATGCATTTCGTATTTTGCAGTGGCATTTCAAACTTAAACTCTAGAAATTCCACCATGTTAAATTTCTACCCAGATTACTGCTAGAATCTTGCGGCAGATACATATCCCAACATACTTGTGCAATTTTGATTACAGGTATTCGGTTCTTCAAAACGAAGATAACTCATCTTGTTCCAAACTACCAGTGACACTCAAGTAGGGGTTTTCATCAACAGTTTCACACAAACCTGTCAAAAACCACCCATCCCAAACAAAGTAGAAGCACCAGTGTAATATCTGATGGGAGATCATTTGCAAGCTCAAAAAAAAGAAAGTAGCACTTAAGCTGTTATAGACGAAAGTATGGAGCTTCAACATCATCATCCGTTGTTTCATTGAAGTTCTAAGGAAGTTCCACAAACAGATACAAGTTATAGCTGAAGATAGTTCAACAACAGCATGGCATCATTACATATTTGCTTGCCGCTTGACAGTTCTAAGGAAGTTCCACAAACAGATACAAGTTATAGCTGAAGATAGTTCAGATTCTCCTTGTGGATCAACAAGACCCGCATGCTGTAGCACCTACAGTAACCTTGCATTCCAGTTTCTAACCATTCAAGCTATGTAGTTTCGGGCAGCTCAGTCATACTTTTAACTGGATAAGGCGGTTGTCTGCAAAACAAATGTTGAGCAATCAGCCACCCTAAAATATGCTGCTTGTGCAAGAAAGAAAATATTAACAAGGCCATCAAGTTTCTTCAGGCATCCATACTGCTCCAAATATACATTACATTTCATTAAAAATGTAAAGTTGGAGCATTAGTTCTCAGCTTCACACTGTGACTACTACATAAATACATTTCCAAATCCGGAACTGCTCCAGATTGGTGGGCAACCTTTTACATGTTAACTACAAATACTTGAGATAAGTGATGGAAAAAATATATATAGCTGATTTCATCTACGTCAATTATCAACTAATCTTGTCGTCTGTACCTTCTGCCCAACTTTACATAATCTGATCTTGCCATTAGTACCTTCTGCGAAACTATCCCAAGCATATTGGAAACTACAGATATATTGTTAGGGTAGGCAAGTTTCTTTGCATTTACACTATAAACCATTTTCTGCAAAGGGGGTAATAGAGAACAGAAAGCTATTCGATGATATTTGTACACACGGTAGACACGAGAACTGATGAAGAATCTTGCAAATGAGAAAATGGTGAGTTTCCTCTCACGAATTTAGAAATATTGTTGATAGATAGAGAATACTCCTCGGAAGCAAGAAGTGACATGTCAGCTATACAtaatataatatatatataacaAGGCTATAAACGATAATTTCTCTAAATATACTTGTGCATGAGGGCATATGTATCTTGACTTTTGCAGAACTTTGAACTCAGTTGATCTGTATTAGTGGCAGATTAAAATGCTATTACTCATGGAGATGGTAGAGACAAGGGTAGGACTGCCAAAAAAAGCAATATAGATCTCTTCTCAATTCCCCGAATGCAGTGTAAGTGTTGGGCCATGGTTAAATCATAAAATTAATATTGGCTAGTGGTTACTTGTGCATTGCAGAATTTTAAATCGAGATAATCTTATAAAAAGAAAAATGACCAACATTTGAATGTTGCAAAACTCTATGGTGCTGAAGAAAAAATACAGCTTACACGTATGTTTATGCAACAATGTGAtcaaaagaagaaagaaggttcAAAACTATTGGCTTCGCAACTATAGTATGTTTATACTAAGATCTACAATAGTTGACCCATAATATTGATCTTCAGAACAGTCACTTGTGTGAAGCTGTGATACAAGGCTGAGACTGATCAAAGAAGCCAGCTGGCAGGACAAAGTTATTCCAATTATCACATGATCCAGGGAATGTTGACCGTTCATTTGGTTAAGTTTCTCAATAACAAACCAAGAAGGGCATATATTCAAGACAAAAGAATTCAACCCAGAATGTTGATCTTTTGACCAAGAAACAGAGCAAGAAGTCCATCGATAGTGGATGGTTGATATTTTTTTAGATACAGAAGTACTTTTTTATGGGGTGAGATATAGCTATCAAGTAGAAATCTTTCGTTGTGACTAGCGATAGGCAGTAGATGATCCCTCGTTCGTCTGAGCCGGACCAAAGGCGAATACTTTGGATCCTGCATCTGGTTCAGTTGATTAGGAATCAAACCTAGTTTTTTACCCATTTTGTCTCTAGGTTTGGGAGTGCTTTCACCATTCAGATTTCGAAATACAGTCTACAGGTTATATCACCACCTTTGACAGCGTTGCCGCTATCGTATACTTTCGGTGCAGAGAATAACTTTCTAACTGAAAATCGTCTTAAGAACAACATGCTAACTCCACGGGCTAACACTCAACAAATAAAAACATTGCATTTCATTTCATTACAAGAAAATAAGTAAACTAGACTTAGCCTGGGTGGCTAGGACGGGATGACCCATCCTCGCCTGCCTGCGCTCGAGCCTCCGCGTTCGCAAATGCGGTGTCATACACGATCTGCTAGCAATATAACATTGTTGAGGGCTTCTTCCCCTTAAGCCACATCATTTCATAAAAAATTACTAATATCTTTGGTCCATCACAAACTATAATATCACTAGCGGTCTGAAATAAAAATGAATCCATAAGACAAAATGCATAAGGAAGGAACTCAACTAAGCCACGCCG
This Lolium perenne isolate Kyuss_39 chromosome 1, Kyuss_2.0, whole genome shotgun sequence DNA region includes the following protein-coding sequences:
- the LOC127334507 gene encoding uncharacterized protein produces the protein MASPSVVKQNKAAAASAQEKIPATASRSHHLKASNRAAKQGLSDLGDDLLCEVFLHLPSLPSLVRAALACPAFLRAVRSSPAFRRRFRDLHPPPLLGVFLDIHDPSSIPVFVPTRRHSDRDHAAAIRGADVFFTLLPEDDNDVDPQWSMEYCGDGFSLLVNWKIEKMAVYNPLTRSLDLFPVPSDEICRAMYVEFYMLASEDNNGPFHVVSVSCRMPGAQAAVFSSDTREWKVFPFSENVNCSLDGTLVNGSVYWTFTIGPNVDVLNTATLQFSQIELPLHMEGQVLFEPGETKDGKLCLVSAVKLMLFVWVWRPDNNNSNSVDRWVLDKTFSLQDDTDNISRYCLYDDVRLNVVAIIGGFVYFSTFCGSRPNSCHFMCFCLETEELSKLCTVSHSDISYPYIMAFPPSLVCTKVIPQLEGA